The DNA window AGAAAATCTCTATTGTCATCAATCCAAAATTCTTGTTTAGGCATACCAAAACCAACAAAAATATAATCAGGTTTAAAATCCTTAATTCTATTTTTTATGGATAGAGCTATACTCTCATTAAAAGGATATGGAATAAATGGAGGTGAATAACCATTAATTTTAATACCATATTTTGTTTCAAGCAAACTTACACAGAGCTTGTTAGATTCTTCTTCTCCTCCTAAAAGAAAGATGCTACGATTTGTTTTGCTACAATAATCACATGTATCAAGAATAAAATCAGAGCCTGAAATTTTTTCTATGTAAATAGCTGGATTTTTTCTCTTAGCTAATTTAAAAATTAACTGCCCATCAAATGTTGACCAGTTATTATTAATCAAGTCAAATAATCTTTTGCTTTTATATGCTTCTTCAATAAACTGTCCGTTAACCGTAATAACATGTTTAAAATCATTCTCTTGATTTAATAACATTGATTTATTTAACCCTTTAAAACACAGTCCACAAAATGTTATTTTCATAGTTGTTATTTCAATAATAATCTATATATATTATAAATCCTTTTAGCAATAGCTTCATCATTTAAGCCTAATTTAATTAATTTGTCTCTGCCATCAATACCAGAAGAGTCAGTATATAATGACAATAGTAGGGCTTCAGATAGAGGATCAACTTTAAAAGTATCAACGACATATGATCTCTTGACGTTTTCTAATAAATAACTTACATCTCCCACATTTGTTGATACTACAGGTAAATTGCATGCCATAGCTTCTTTTACAACTTGGGGAGAACCTTCCGAATACGAAGTCATTAACATTACATCAGCCATTTGAAATAACTCGACAACTTGTTGTCTACTCATCTTATCTAACTCAATAATTTGTAATTCTGTAGAATATTTCAGCTCATAAAGATTTACTACATTTTTAAATAGACTAAAATTTTTTTCAACTCTATTTTTTTTACTTGGAAAAACGACTATTGGAGGATTGTTTATTTTGCGATTAATTGGAGGCGTAAAAAAATCAGTATTAATAGAACATGGAATAATTTCAGTTTTTTCTATATATTTTCTTACTTCAGCATCCATTTTATTATTCATTGTAATAGCAAAATCTGCTTTTTTTAGGATCTTCTTACTAAAAAATATCTGAATATACTTTTTTTGGGTTTTTAAAATATCTCCGCCATGCAATGTTACAACAACAGGTATCTTTCTTTTTATATTTATTAATAAGAATAAACCTGCAAGACAATAATGAACATGAATTAAATCATATTGCTTCTCTGAAAGAATATTATGGATTTCAAATATTGATTTAATATAGTTCCATTTATGTTGTCTACCATCAATATAATAAATATCATAATCAATAGAGTAATACTTTTTTATGGCTTCTATTTGTTCTTTAACAAAAATTCCATAATATGGTAATTTTTTGTCTGGAAACATATTTGTTACATACAATATTCGCATTAAATGTGTTATATTTAAATAATTTATCTTAGTGTAAAATGCAAAGATAAATTAAAAAATAAATCGACTTCTATTTTTGCCGCATTACTTTTAGAGAATAGATCTTATAACTAGTAATCTAAGCTATTTATACTTAAACCACTTATGTTTCAAAGAATAATCAAAGAAATGTATAAAAAGCACTTATATATTTTTATTATATCTCCTTTCAAAATCCATCAAAATAGTTTAAATTTGCTTCTCAAACAGATCAATATCTATGAAGCAGCAAACTAGATTTTCACATCTATTGAAATCACTAATAGTATTGGGAGATTATTTAGTTCTCAATGCAACCTTTTTGTTAGTGTTTCTTCTTTTTAAATCTTATTTAAGAGAAGATGTGATTTCTGAATTTCACTCATTGCTTGTTGCTTTGAATATTTGTTATATTCCTGGTTTGTTGATATTTAAAATAGCAATTCATTCTAGAGTTATATATGCTGATAAGATTGTACAAAATATATTTTATGTAATATTACTTCATTTTGTACTCTTTACTTCCGTTTTAACTATCTTCAAAATCCAAGATGTTTCCAGACTTTTTACTATTTCGCTGTATTCTTTATTGTTTATCTCTCTTGCGGCATGGAGATTAAGCTTACGATTTTGTATTAAGCTTTATAGAAAAAAAGGATTTAACTTTAAACTGGTTGTTATTATTGGAGCTGGACAAAATGGGAATGCTTTATATCAGGAAATGATGGATGATCAAGGTTATGGTTTTCGAATCTTAGGTTTTTTTGAAGATAATCCGGTAAACATTCCATCTGAATCAAAATTACTTGGAAGTACTGATGATATTGAAGCCTTTATTAGAGATAATGAAGTAGATGAAGTTTATTGTACTCTTCCCGAATCGGCTGAAAAAATAATTATTCGAGCACTAAATTTCTGTGAGAATAATATGATTCGTTTTCATATTGTTCCTGAATTCAGGAGATATGTAAAAAAGAAAATGGAATTAAATGTATTAGGGAACATGCCGGTTTTATCACTGAGAACTGAACCGCTGCAAAATCCTTTAAACAGACTTTCAAAACGAACTTTTGATGTAATACTCTCATCATTATTTATTTCTACGATGTTCCCAATAATTTATATAATTGTGGCAACAGGTATTAAAATTTCCTCTCCGGGCCCAGTATTCTTTAAACAACGCCGTACCGGAAAACGAGGACATGAGTTTTATTGTTACAAATTTCGTACAATGAGAATTAATGAGGATGCGGATCTAAAACAAGCCATAGAAAATGATCCAAGAACAACACGTTTTGGAGAATTTTTACGTAAAAGTAGTATTGATGAACTTCCTCAGTTATTTAATGTCTTAAAAGGAGAGATGTCAATAGTTGGTCCTCGTCCACACATGCTGAAACATACAAAACAATACAATGAATTAATAGACAAATATATGTTACGTCATTTAGTTAAACCTGGAATTACAGGATGGGCTCAAGTAACTGGATTTAGAGGTGAAACGAAAGACGTCTCACAAATGGAGGAACGTGTAATAAGAGATGTTTGGTATCTTGAAAACTGGTCTTTTTTCCTCGATATAAAAATAATTTATATAACTATAATTAATATATTTCGTGGTGAAAAAAACGCTTATTAAATCAATCCACAAAGGCTTTCTATTATTCTGTTTTTTACCAGGAACAGTTATTGGTCAATCAAAATATAAATCATTTGCTGAATTTGGAACCACTATTCATTCTGGCGATAATATACCATTATGGCAAGTAAGCAATCAACACGGACTATCATCTATTGATAATAACGCATATACGCGTGGTGGAATATTTTATTCTGATTCTTGTTCAAACCTGATATTTAAAACAGGATTGGATATTGCAGTGGCTAAAGGATTCACATCCACTTTTGTTGTTCAACAAGCTTATCTGGATATGAATTATAGATATTTTGGATTATCCATTGGAAGTAAGGAACTTAATTCCGAGTTATTAAATCAACAGTTGAGTAGTGGAGGATTAACCTGGAGTGGAAATGCCCGACCTATTCCTCAAATAAAAGTAGGTATTCTAGATTATGTAAGAATAGCTCCATGGGCGCAAGTTAAAGCTGAAATATCTTATGGAAAATGGACAGATAACAACTACCAGAAGGAGCATGTAGGTACTAATTATTGGTATACAAAGAATATTCTATACCATCATAAAAGTTTCTTTTTTAGGTTAGGAAAAACAACTTCACCTTGGCAACTTGATTTAGGGATGAGCCTCGATGCTCAGTTTGGAGGGAATACAGTAAACCACCCATACCTTCATAAACAAGACTTAGGAAACATGATTAAAGATTACTTTAAAATATTCTTTCCGATAAAACAGTCTGAAACTAAGTATTACGAAGGCAATCTAATGGGCAGCGAACACTTAAAACTTACCTTTAAACAATCTGATTATCAATTAAGTGCTTATTTAGAAA is part of the uncultured Bacteroides sp. genome and encodes:
- a CDS encoding WecB/TagA/CpsF family glycosyltransferase, whose amino-acid sequence is MKITFCGLCFKGLNKSMLLNQENDFKHVITVNGQFIEEAYKSKRLFDLINNNWSTFDGQLIFKLAKRKNPAIYIEKISGSDFILDTCDYCSKTNRSIFLLGGEEESNKLCVSLLETKYGIKINGYSPPFIPYPFNESIALSIKNRIKDFKPDYIFVGFGMPKQEFWIDDNRDFLKSINVKFAIGCGGTLDIVSGKFERAPIWIQKAGFEWFYRFLQEPKRLWRRYLFGNLRCLIIYLKKEL
- a CDS encoding glycosyltransferase family 4 protein, which translates into the protein MFPDKKLPYYGIFVKEQIEAIKKYYSIDYDIYYIDGRQHKWNYIKSIFEIHNILSEKQYDLIHVHYCLAGLFLLINIKRKIPVVVTLHGGDILKTQKKYIQIFFSKKILKKADFAITMNNKMDAEVRKYIEKTEIIPCSINTDFFTPPINRKINNPPIVVFPSKKNRVEKNFSLFKNVVNLYELKYSTELQIIELDKMSRQQVVELFQMADVMLMTSYSEGSPQVVKEAMACNLPVVSTNVGDVSYLLENVKRSYVVDTFKVDPLSEALLLSLYTDSSGIDGRDKLIKLGLNDEAIAKRIYNIYRLLLK
- a CDS encoding undecaprenyl-phosphate glucose phosphotransferase, whose amino-acid sequence is MKQQTRFSHLLKSLIVLGDYLVLNATFLLVFLLFKSYLREDVISEFHSLLVALNICYIPGLLIFKIAIHSRVIYADKIVQNIFYVILLHFVLFTSVLTIFKIQDVSRLFTISLYSLLFISLAAWRLSLRFCIKLYRKKGFNFKLVVIIGAGQNGNALYQEMMDDQGYGFRILGFFEDNPVNIPSESKLLGSTDDIEAFIRDNEVDEVYCTLPESAEKIIIRALNFCENNMIRFHIVPEFRRYVKKKMELNVLGNMPVLSLRTEPLQNPLNRLSKRTFDVILSSLFISTMFPIIYIIVATGIKISSPGPVFFKQRRTGKRGHEFYCYKFRTMRINEDADLKQAIENDPRTTRFGEFLRKSSIDELPQLFNVLKGEMSIVGPRPHMLKHTKQYNELIDKYMLRHLVKPGITGWAQVTGFRGETKDVSQMEERVIRDVWYLENWSFFLDIKIIYITIINIFRGEKNAY
- a CDS encoding capsule assembly Wzi family protein, whose translation is MGQSKYKSFAEFGTTIHSGDNIPLWQVSNQHGLSSIDNNAYTRGGIFYSDSCSNLIFKTGLDIAVAKGFTSTFVVQQAYLDMNYRYFGLSIGSKELNSELLNQQLSSGGLTWSGNARPIPQIKVGILDYVRIAPWAQVKAEISYGKWTDNNYQKEHVGTNYWYTKNILYHHKSFFFRLGKTTSPWQLDLGMSLDAQFGGNTVNHPYLHKQDLGNMIKDYFKIFFPIKQSETKYYEGNLMGSEHLKLTFKQSDYQLSAYLENYYDDFSGMGKKNGFDGLWGIEYKSKNKQAINGLVLEYYQTTNQSGPLHGLDESIVKKTGGADDYYNHDVYPGWVHWGMTMANPLIASPIYNKDGNMTFKYNRVKAVHIGWSGDILNDLSYRAKLSFNRTWGTPFKPIPEILENFSTFAECTYYPEKLKGWNFTISGAFDTGNIYGDNLGMQLKIRKFFK